A genomic region of Leptolyngbya sp. NIES-2104 contains the following coding sequences:
- a CDS encoding HigA family addiction module antitoxin — MTQPLQPAKVFAPGRVISEELEARDWTQKDLAEIMSRPPQTINEIIKGTKQITPETALELSAAFGTSAEFWINLEANYQLFLARQTQVEKPIARKSKIYNRAPVSEMTKLGWLQETKLIDELEQQVCTFYGISNIDETPQVAMGMRRSEQRQPKISAQTAWAKRVENLARQQRVAVYDRQNLIQAIPELAKMSLQLANVARVPEFLMDHGVRFVIVPHLSKTYLDGAALHLDNQIAQPVIALTLRHNRNDNFWFVLMHELAHIVLGHEGLILDNLDEEDVDENEVAANEMGRNWLLDPIAYNQFLEQAQPSFSESKIISFATHQMRHPGIVVGRLRWEGRLSYSQLNKHILPVKNELQDWLDVAQRDPSKSVAEILQRSQSRRKKRSAPPPELDSTRMIQDDRNR; from the coding sequence ATGACTCAACCATTGCAGCCCGCTAAGGTATTTGCACCTGGGCGGGTAATTAGCGAAGAACTGGAGGCGCGAGATTGGACACAAAAAGATCTCGCAGAAATCATGAGTCGCCCACCTCAAACAATTAACGAAATTATTAAAGGAACAAAACAAATAACGCCAGAGACAGCTCTAGAACTCTCCGCGGCGTTTGGAACATCTGCGGAATTTTGGATTAATCTTGAAGCAAACTATCAACTTTTCCTAGCAAGACAAACGCAGGTAGAGAAGCCGATCGCACGGAAAAGCAAAATTTATAATCGTGCCCCAGTTTCTGAGATGACGAAGTTGGGTTGGTTGCAAGAGACGAAATTAATTGATGAGTTAGAGCAGCAAGTTTGTACGTTTTACGGAATTTCTAATATTGATGAAACTCCTCAAGTTGCAATGGGTATGCGCCGCTCCGAACAGCGTCAACCTAAAATAAGCGCTCAGACGGCATGGGCAAAGAGAGTAGAAAATTTGGCTCGTCAGCAAAGGGTTGCGGTTTACGATCGACAAAATCTAATTCAAGCGATTCCAGAACTCGCCAAGATGAGTCTTCAGCTTGCGAATGTTGCACGGGTTCCTGAATTTCTGATGGATCATGGAGTGAGATTTGTGATTGTTCCACACCTCTCTAAAACCTATTTAGATGGTGCAGCATTACATCTCGACAATCAAATAGCTCAACCCGTAATCGCGCTGACGTTGCGCCACAACCGCAACGATAATTTCTGGTTTGTGTTAATGCACGAACTTGCCCACATCGTATTAGGTCATGAAGGACTGATTCTGGATAACTTGGATGAAGAAGATGTGGATGAAAACGAAGTTGCGGCAAATGAAATGGGTCGGAATTGGTTATTAGATCCGATCGCATACAATCAATTTCTTGAACAGGCTCAACCCTCTTTTTCTGAATCCAAAATTATCAGCTTTGCCACTCATCAAATGCGCCACCCTGGAATAGTCGTAGGACGATTACGCTGGGAAGGCAGACTTTCTTACAGTCAGCTAAATAAGCACATTCTTCCGGTCAAAAACGAGCTTCAGGATTGGCTAGATGTAGCTCAACGAGATCCATCTAAATCTGTAGCGGAGATTTTGCAGCGCAGTCAGAGTAGGCGAAAGAAGCGCTCCGCGCCGCCACCAGAGTTAGATAGTACCCGAATGATTCAGGATGATCGCAACCGATGA
- the tig gene encoding trigger factor → MKVTQEKLPASQIGLEIEITPEMSQKTYDRVLQDFTRSLNVPGFRKGKVPRQVLIQRFGMARIKATVIEELVDAALKQAIEQEKIEALGNFQLRSSFDDLIAQYTPGQALTFSASVDVSPEVTLKQYKDFTLQAEEVKPDPEKVDSVIENYRTQMATLIPIEDRPAQKGDVSVVDFKGRFTPVDGEEEIEVPGGDAADFQLELEEGRFIPGFIEGIIGMNAGETKEISVTFPEDYPQEQLAGRPATFEITLKELKGKELPEVDDDFAKEASGDEFETIAQMRESLEKRFAEEAEEQTKSNKEEALLNELLNQVEADLPETMIEREVEYMVTQTAMQLQQQGIDIKKLLNKDTIPMLKERSRPDAIERIKRTLALGEVAKQESIKVEEDELNNKIQELLTELAGRDIDMDRLRSAVEEDLLKEKIMDWLTANSTIELVPEGTLKKDEPEEVEESDDTEAEAVEVEVVE, encoded by the coding sequence ATGAAAGTTACCCAGGAAAAACTTCCCGCCAGTCAAATCGGGCTGGAAATTGAAATTACGCCAGAGATGTCTCAGAAAACCTACGATCGCGTGTTGCAGGATTTTACGCGATCGTTGAATGTTCCGGGGTTCCGTAAAGGCAAAGTACCGCGCCAAGTCTTGATTCAGCGCTTCGGAATGGCGCGAATCAAAGCCACGGTGATCGAAGAATTAGTTGATGCTGCGCTAAAACAAGCGATCGAGCAAGAAAAGATCGAAGCATTGGGAAATTTCCAACTGCGATCGTCGTTCGATGACTTAATTGCTCAGTATACGCCGGGTCAAGCGCTGACATTCTCAGCGTCAGTGGATGTGTCGCCTGAAGTGACCCTAAAGCAGTACAAAGATTTCACGCTTCAAGCAGAAGAAGTGAAGCCCGATCCAGAAAAAGTCGATTCGGTGATCGAAAACTACCGGACACAAATGGCAACTTTGATTCCGATCGAAGATCGCCCCGCTCAAAAAGGTGATGTTTCGGTTGTTGATTTCAAAGGTCGGTTTACGCCTGTGGATGGTGAGGAAGAAATCGAAGTTCCGGGCGGTGATGCCGCTGATTTCCAGCTTGAACTCGAAGAAGGTCGCTTTATTCCGGGATTTATCGAAGGAATTATCGGCATGAATGCGGGTGAAACGAAAGAAATTTCGGTCACGTTCCCAGAAGATTATCCCCAAGAGCAGCTTGCCGGACGACCTGCGACGTTTGAAATTACCCTCAAAGAACTGAAGGGCAAAGAACTTCCGGAAGTCGATGATGACTTTGCGAAAGAAGCGAGCGGTGATGAATTTGAAACGATCGCCCAAATGCGTGAATCCTTAGAAAAGCGTTTTGCTGAAGAAGCTGAAGAGCAAACCAAATCGAATAAAGAAGAAGCGCTTCTAAACGAATTGCTGAATCAAGTTGAGGCGGACTTGCCCGAAACCATGATCGAACGTGAAGTCGAATATATGGTGACGCAGACCGCGATGCAGCTTCAGCAACAAGGCATTGATATCAAAAAGCTCTTAAATAAGGACACGATTCCGATGTTGAAAGAGCGATCACGCCCTGATGCGATCGAGCGAATCAAGCGCACTCTCGCCCTCGGTGAAGTCGCCAAACAAGAATCGATCAAAGTCGAAGAAGACGAACTCAATAACAAAATTCAAGAACTGCTGACCGAATTGGCGGGACGCGACATTGACATGGATCGGCTCAGAAGTGCCGTCGAAGAAGACTTGCTCAAAGAAAAGATCATGGATTGGCTAACTGCGAACTCAACGATCGAGCTTGTCCCCGAAGGAACTTTGAAAAAAGACGAACCTGAAGAAGTAGAGGAATCCGACGATACCGAAGCGGAAGCAGTCGAAGTTGAGGTTGTAGAGTAG
- a CDS encoding type II toxin-antitoxin system VapC family toxin, which produces MSGRYLLDTNIIIALFANEESVRSRFEQADEVFISSIAIGELCYGARKSTRTTENLERIDEFVAENVVLHCDIETAQYYGDIKNVLRLKGRPLPENDIWIAAIALQHNLILVTRDAHFQEVENLQTVAW; this is translated from the coding sequence ATGAGTGGTAGATATTTGTTGGATACGAACATTATCATTGCCCTGTTCGCAAATGAAGAAAGTGTGAGAAGTCGCTTTGAACAAGCGGATGAGGTATTTATTTCGAGTATTGCGATCGGAGAGTTGTGCTACGGTGCAAGAAAATCAACCCGAACAACGGAAAATTTAGAACGAATCGATGAATTTGTTGCTGAAAATGTTGTATTGCACTGCGATATAGAAACAGCTCAGTACTACGGAGATATTAAAAATGTATTGCGGCTCAAGGGGCGACCACTCCCAGAAAATGATATTTGGATTGCCGCGATCGCGCTTCAACACAATCTGATACTAGTGACACGCGATGCTCACTTTCAAGAAGTTGAGAATTTACAGACAGTTGCCTGGTAA
- a CDS encoding abortive infection family protein codes for MANLSSIDKIKLERLFGMESGYILDFSNKSFQEFVIENTRIDIYDSKYDYASGSKANRLRAFWNKEPNNIVGELLLDLLEYWRTQKLINGKEIDLAEQTLFDECYAIAERLKQDSFVENIDAIQSYSSEKDFSVLAKSIRESIENNEPEVALDRLHTFAVKYTRKLCDRHEIIYNRSKPLHSLYGEYVKYLKQNGFIESQMTERILKSSISILESFNEVRNNRSLAHDNSVLNYHERF; via the coding sequence ATGGCTAACCTGTCAAGCATTGATAAAATTAAGCTCGAAAGATTGTTCGGTATGGAGAGCGGTTATATTCTTGACTTTTCAAATAAAAGCTTCCAAGAATTTGTGATTGAAAATACGAGAATTGATATTTACGATAGCAAGTATGACTATGCTAGTGGGTCTAAAGCTAACCGATTAAGAGCTTTCTGGAATAAGGAACCTAACAATATTGTTGGAGAATTGCTTTTAGACTTACTGGAGTATTGGAGAACTCAAAAACTTATAAATGGTAAAGAAATTGATTTAGCAGAACAAACTTTATTTGATGAATGCTATGCAATAGCAGAGAGGCTAAAACAAGATAGTTTTGTCGAAAATATCGATGCAATTCAATCCTACTCTAGTGAAAAAGACTTTTCTGTACTAGCAAAGTCTATAAGAGAAAGTATTGAGAATAATGAGCCAGAAGTAGCCCTAGATAGATTACATACCTTTGCAGTGAAGTATACAAGAAAGCTATGTGACAGACACGAAATTATTTACAATAGAAGCAAACCACTACATAGTCTTTACGGAGAATACGTTAAATATCTGAAACAGAATGGCTTCATCGAATCACAGATGACAGAGAGAATTCTGAAGTCTTCAATTTCAATTTTAGAGTCTTTCAATGAGGTTAGAAATAATAGAAGCCTCGCTCACGATAATTCTGTCTTGAACTACCATGAGAGGTTCTAA
- a CDS encoding DUF29 domain-containing protein, with protein sequence MNLPEANLDTVAISNLYESDFYAWTQEQAKLLHDRRWNQIDLPNIIEEIESLGKQQRQELRNRLSVLIGHLLKWQYQPQQRSRSWLSTLRIQRLDINDLLEENPSLKPYIEEALRKAYLRGVELAIRETDLPNSMFPTDCPYSLEEIFSDRFYPGEPSELLED encoded by the coding sequence ATGAACCTGCCAGAAGCGAATCTAGACACCGTAGCAATCTCTAATCTTTACGAATCTGACTTCTATGCTTGGACACAAGAACAAGCAAAGCTGCTTCACGATCGACGATGGAATCAAATTGATTTGCCAAACATTATCGAAGAGATTGAGTCATTGGGGAAACAGCAGCGTCAAGAACTTCGGAATCGCTTGAGTGTTTTGATTGGGCATTTGCTGAAATGGCAGTATCAACCTCAACAGCGGAGTCGTAGCTGGTTATCGACCCTTCGGATTCAACGACTAGATATCAATGATCTGCTTGAAGAGAATCCAAGTTTAAAGCCTTACATCGAAGAAGCGCTTCGGAAAGCATATCTTCGAGGCGTGGAACTTGCGATTAGAGAGACAGATTTACCGAATTCTATGTTTCCGACCGACTGTCCTTACAGTTTGGAAGAAATATTCAGCGATCGTTTTTATCCGGGTGAGCCAAGCGAATTATTGGAAGACTGA
- a CDS encoding type II toxin-antitoxin system VapC family toxin, whose translation MSLSLRYVIDSSVYMKHLIPDPLSNQVDELLSYIPQSGTALFVPDLFYIECTNVLWKYIRAGQYDLADLADDMVELRSLPFLAVSAPDLMSDAINIAVAQGISAYDACYVALSQQASAPMLTLDLKLVNKLSATAYDVRDFSGEKFA comes from the coding sequence ATGAGCTTATCTCTGAGATACGTGATAGACAGCAGTGTTTACATGAAGCATCTGATTCCTGATCCATTGTCTAACCAGGTAGATGAATTGCTTTCCTACATACCGCAATCGGGTACAGCGTTATTTGTTCCTGATCTTTTCTACATTGAATGTACAAACGTATTGTGGAAGTATATTCGAGCTGGGCAGTATGATCTTGCTGATTTGGCAGATGATATGGTGGAGCTACGATCGCTTCCATTTTTAGCGGTTTCTGCGCCAGATTTGATGAGCGATGCGATTAACATCGCAGTAGCTCAGGGGATTAGTGCCTATGATGCTTGCTATGTTGCTCTATCGCAGCAAGCTTCTGCACCAATGCTGACGTTAGATCTGAAATTAGTGAATAAGTTGTCAGCCACAGCTTACGATGTGCGTGATTTTAGCGGAGAAAAGTTCGCCTAA
- a CDS encoding aspartate-semialdehyde dehydrogenase: MGQSYRVAILGATGAVGTELLELLDQRNFPVSELKLLASPRSAGSTLTFQGESLAIEAVNENSFNNVDIVLASAGGSISKQWVKDIVAAGAVMIDNSSAFRMQPDVPLVVPEVNPEAAAKHRGVIANPNCTTILMSIAVYPLHQVMPIRRIVAATYQSASGAGARAMEEVKHQSIDILEGKSPKAEILPYPLAFNLFPHNSKLDESGYCEEELKMVNETRKIFGAPDLRITATCVRVPVLRAHSEAINLEFDSPFAVEKAREILQQAPGVKLVEDWNANYFPMPIDASGKDEVLVGRIRRDLSNPNGLELWLCGDQIRKGAALNAIQIAELLIEKNLLKPALATQS; the protein is encoded by the coding sequence TTGGGTCAATCCTATCGAGTAGCGATTTTAGGGGCGACAGGAGCAGTCGGAACTGAACTATTAGAACTGTTGGATCAGCGTAATTTCCCGGTTTCTGAATTGAAGCTGTTAGCCTCTCCACGATCGGCAGGTTCAACGCTGACCTTTCAGGGCGAGAGTTTAGCGATCGAAGCCGTAAACGAAAATTCGTTTAACAATGTTGATATCGTGCTGGCTTCAGCAGGCGGATCAATCTCGAAACAATGGGTGAAAGATATCGTGGCAGCGGGAGCCGTGATGATCGATAACTCCAGCGCGTTTCGGATGCAGCCTGATGTGCCACTAGTTGTGCCTGAAGTGAACCCAGAGGCAGCCGCAAAACATCGAGGCGTGATTGCCAATCCGAACTGCACGACGATCTTAATGTCGATCGCGGTTTATCCCTTGCATCAAGTGATGCCGATTCGTCGAATTGTGGCAGCGACGTATCAATCGGCTTCGGGTGCGGGGGCGCGAGCGATGGAAGAGGTGAAGCATCAATCGATCGACATTCTTGAAGGCAAATCTCCGAAAGCCGAAATTTTGCCGTATCCCTTGGCGTTCAACTTATTTCCGCACAATTCAAAGCTCGATGAATCCGGGTACTGCGAAGAAGAGTTGAAGATGGTAAATGAGACTCGCAAAATCTTCGGAGCGCCAGATCTGAGAATTACTGCAACTTGTGTACGGGTTCCCGTCTTACGGGCACACTCAGAAGCGATTAACCTGGAGTTTGATAGTCCGTTTGCAGTTGAAAAAGCGCGAGAAATCTTACAGCAAGCACCGGGCGTGAAGCTGGTCGAGGATTGGAACGCAAATTATTTTCCAATGCCGATCGATGCCAGCGGCAAGGACGAAGTTTTAGTCGGACGGATTCGCCGAGATCTTTCTAATCCCAACGGTCTTGAACTGTGGCTGTGTGGGGATCAGATCCGCAAAGGAGCCGCCCTGAACGCGATTCAAATTGCAGAATTACTAATCGAGAAAAACTTGCTCAAACCAGCTTTAGCAACGCAATCGTGA
- a CDS encoding ribonuclease J, protein MTQSNSSNALKIIPLGGLHEIGKNTCVFEYGDEIILLDAGLAFPTDGMHGVNIVLPDMTYLRENREKIKGMIITHGHEDHIGGIAFHLKQLDIPVMYGPRLALALLEGKLEEAGVSDRTELRTVRPRDIVRLGTHFFVEFIRNTHSIADSFTVAIHTPVGVVIHTGDFKFDHTPVDGEKFDIQRLAEYGEKGVQCLISDSTNSEIPGFTPSERSVFPNLDRVFTQAKGRLLITTFASSVHRINMILELAEKHGRVVSVLGRSMLNVIAHARNLGYVKCRDDLLQPLHVAQKTPDENVLILTTGSQGEPMSAMTRIANGEHRQVKIREGDTVVFSANPIPGNTIAVVNTIDKLMMNGAKVVYGKDQGIHVSGHGCQEDQKLMLALTRPKFFLPVHGEHRMLVKHSQTAQSTGVPAENMVIIDNGDVVELTKDSIAKAGKVKAGIELVDTSRSGMVDDRVLKERQQLAGDGVVTVAATVTNEGRLFAKPDVHLRGVVTSVNPEQLRGRIQDSIETVLSDRWNEFYSTFNGQIEIDWAGLQVQIEREIHRLLRRELQSNPLLVFLMQNPDPAAVKAAPTRQRATAKVAS, encoded by the coding sequence ATGACTCAAAGTAACTCGTCTAATGCTCTCAAAATTATTCCGCTCGGCGGACTACACGAAATTGGTAAGAATACCTGCGTGTTTGAATACGGCGATGAAATTATTCTGCTTGATGCAGGACTCGCCTTTCCGACTGACGGAATGCATGGCGTAAATATTGTGCTGCCGGACATGACTTATCTGCGCGAGAACCGCGAAAAGATCAAGGGCATGATCATCACTCACGGTCACGAAGACCATATCGGCGGTATCGCTTTTCACTTGAAACAGCTAGACATTCCGGTGATGTATGGTCCGCGTCTAGCTCTTGCACTTCTCGAAGGCAAGCTTGAAGAAGCAGGCGTTTCGGATCGCACTGAACTTCGCACCGTTCGCCCTCGTGACATTGTTCGGCTCGGTACGCATTTCTTTGTCGAGTTTATTCGCAACACGCACTCGATCGCAGATAGTTTCACCGTTGCAATTCACACTCCGGTTGGCGTTGTGATTCACACTGGAGACTTCAAGTTCGACCATACTCCGGTTGATGGTGAAAAGTTCGACATTCAGCGCTTAGCCGAATACGGTGAAAAAGGCGTTCAATGTTTGATCAGTGATTCAACGAACTCCGAGATTCCGGGCTTTACTCCGTCAGAACGATCGGTGTTTCCGAATCTCGATCGCGTTTTCACCCAAGCTAAAGGACGCTTACTGATCACGACGTTCGCTTCTTCTGTTCACCGGATCAATATGATTCTGGAACTTGCTGAGAAGCATGGTCGCGTGGTTTCGGTGTTAGGTCGATCGATGCTCAACGTAATCGCCCACGCTCGAAATCTTGGCTATGTCAAGTGTCGGGATGATTTACTTCAACCGCTGCACGTCGCTCAGAAGACACCGGATGAGAATGTTCTGATTCTGACTACCGGATCGCAAGGTGAACCGATGTCAGCGATGACCCGAATTGCCAACGGCGAACATCGTCAAGTGAAGATCCGCGAAGGTGACACGGTTGTATTCTCCGCGAATCCAATTCCTGGAAATACGATCGCCGTAGTGAATACGATCGACAAACTGATGATGAACGGCGCAAAAGTCGTTTACGGCAAAGATCAAGGCATTCACGTTTCTGGTCACGGTTGCCAAGAAGACCAAAAGTTGATGTTAGCTCTGACTCGTCCGAAGTTCTTCCTACCTGTCCACGGCGAACATCGGATGCTAGTCAAACATTCCCAAACCGCTCAAAGCACGGGTGTTCCGGCTGAGAATATGGTGATCATTGATAACGGTGATGTGGTCGAATTGACAAAAGATTCGATCGCTAAAGCTGGCAAAGTTAAGGCAGGCATCGAACTGGTGGATACTTCTCGGTCGGGTATGGTTGACGATCGCGTTCTGAAAGAGCGTCAACAGTTGGCAGGTGATGGAGTTGTTACAGTTGCAGCGACTGTTACAAACGAAGGGCGATTGTTCGCAAAACCTGATGTGCATTTGCGTGGTGTCGTGACTTCGGTGAATCCGGAGCAGTTGAGAGGCAGAATTCAGGATTCGATCGAGACGGTGTTAAGCGATCGTTGGAATGAGTTCTACAGCACGTTCAACGGTCAAATTGAGATCGATTGGGCAGGTTTACAAGTTCAGATCGAGCGCGAAATTCATCGCTTGCTGCGTCGTGAACTTCAGAGCAATCCGCTGCTGGTGTTTCTGATGCAGAATCCTGACCCTGCTGCGGTGAAAGCCGCTCCGACTCGTCAACGGGCGACCGCGAAAGTGGCTTCGTGA
- a CDS encoding type II toxin-antitoxin system RelE/ParE family toxin — MPILVGLPDRYSEKILMRWGFKSKELKLLYEKKKGSTRYGATVVDAFFDIMARIDAAADERDLRQLSSCRLAALTGERDGQYSIRLNGQWCLLLVLTRDLLGEYLQIMGIEEHN; from the coding sequence TTGCCCATCTTGGTAGGTTTGCCCGATCGCTACAGTGAGAAGATTTTAATGCGTTGGGGATTTAAGTCTAAAGAACTCAAACTTCTTTACGAGAAGAAGAAAGGCTCGACCCGATATGGAGCCACTGTGGTCGATGCGTTCTTTGACATCATGGCTCGAATTGATGCTGCTGCCGACGAACGGGATCTTCGGCAACTCTCAAGCTGTCGTTTGGCAGCACTAACGGGTGAGCGTGATGGGCAGTATTCGATAAGGTTGAATGGTCAATGGTGCTTACTGTTAGTACTGACAAGGGATCTGCTAGGAGAGTATCTCCAGATTATGGGTATCGAAGAACATAACTGA
- the dapA gene encoding 4-hydroxy-tetrahydrodipicolinate synthase, which produces MTAMVTPFTADGAVDYAVTEKLADHLVETGTNTIVVCGTTGESPTISWDEEFELFRVVRSAVSGRAKVMAGTGSNSTSEAIAATKKAAKIGLDGSLQVVPYYNKPPQSGLYEHFRAIAESSDFPVMLYNVPGRTSQNLQAETVARLSEVPNIVAIKEASGNLDQVSQIRRMTPPEFEIYSGDDSLTLPMLAIGARGVVSVASHLVGTRLQQMIQAFEKGQVQKATQIHLELLPLFKALFITTNPIPVKAALSLQGWQVGAVRLPLCSPDEEVKHQVKQVLAELNLLQTVHA; this is translated from the coding sequence TTGACTGCCATGGTCACGCCATTTACAGCGGATGGAGCAGTCGATTATGCCGTTACAGAAAAATTAGCAGATCATCTCGTCGAGACGGGCACCAATACGATCGTGGTTTGTGGCACGACCGGAGAATCGCCCACGATATCTTGGGATGAAGAGTTTGAATTGTTCCGAGTCGTGAGAAGTGCGGTTTCGGGTCGGGCGAAGGTGATGGCGGGAACTGGATCGAATTCGACATCAGAAGCGATCGCAGCAACGAAAAAAGCGGCTAAAATAGGGTTAGATGGCTCTTTGCAGGTTGTACCCTATTACAACAAGCCACCCCAATCTGGACTGTATGAACATTTTAGAGCGATCGCTGAATCTTCGGATTTCCCTGTGATGCTCTATAACGTCCCAGGACGCACCAGCCAGAATCTCCAGGCAGAAACGGTAGCACGACTCTCAGAAGTTCCAAATATTGTTGCAATTAAGGAAGCGAGTGGCAATCTAGATCAAGTGAGCCAAATTCGACGGATGACCCCGCCCGAATTTGAGATTTATTCTGGAGATGATTCTTTGACTCTGCCGATGTTAGCGATCGGTGCCAGAGGGGTTGTCAGCGTCGCCAGCCATTTAGTCGGAACGCGATTGCAGCAGATGATCCAAGCATTCGAGAAGGGTCAAGTTCAGAAAGCAACCCAAATCCATTTAGAGTTATTGCCGTTGTTTAAAGCCCTATTCATTACGACGAATCCGATTCCTGTCAAAGCTGCATTGAGCCTGCAAGGGTGGCAAGTTGGCGCAGTTCGCCTGCCGCTGTGCTCACCGGATGAAGAGGTGAAACACCAAGTCAAGCAAGTCCTAGCTGAACTGAACTTGCTGCAAACGGTACACGCCTAA
- a CDS encoding type II toxin-antitoxin system HicB family antitoxin, whose product MKGREFYVVIERDEDGMYVGEVPQLKACYSQEETIDELMQNIQEVIEMCLEKLDIPEKLRS is encoded by the coding sequence ATGAAAGGCAGAGAATTTTATGTGGTCATTGAACGCGACGAAGATGGAATGTATGTCGGTGAGGTTCCGCAATTGAAGGCTTGTTATAGCCAAGAGGAAACGATCGACGAACTGATGCAGAACATTCAAGAAGTAATTGAGATGTGTCTTGAGAAACTAGATATTCCAGAAAAATTACGTAGCTAG